The following DNA comes from Phytohabitans rumicis.
GTCGACCCGGAGCTGTACGTGCCGCCCTCGCCCGGCGCCGTCGTGCACCGGGCCCGGGGCGACGCCCGCGCCGCCGCGCTGCACTTCGACCGGATGGAAAAGCGGATACCCATGGGCACCGGCCGCGACGGCGCCCCGGCCTACCTCAACGGCGACTTCCTCGACGGCAGCCGCGGCGCGCACGTGTCGATCTCCGGCATCTCCGGCGTGGCCACCAAGACCAGTTTCGCCACGTTCCTGCTGTACTCCGTGTTCCGCTCCGGCGTCCTCGGCGGCGACGCGATCAACGCCAAGGCGCTGATCTTCAACGTCAAGGGCGAGGACCTGCTGTTTCTCGACCACCCAACGCGCGGCTCGACGAGGCCACCACCGCGGCGTACGCGACACTCGGCCTGCCCGCCACCCCGTTCCCCGACGTCCGGGTGTACGCGCCGCCGCGTACCGGGGACTCCTCCGGCACGCCCGACGTGAGCAGCCGGCTCGCCGGGGTGGACAGCTTCTACTGGACGCTCGCCGAGTTCTGCGAGCACCGGCTCCTGCCGTACGTGTTCGCCGACGCCGACGACGAGCGCCAGCAGTACACGATGGTCGTCCACTCGGTGGCCGCCCACCTGGCCCGCTACGCGCAGCCCGCCGACGGGGGCGTGAGCATCGACGGCACGCGGCTGGGCTCCTACCCCGACCTGGTCGACTTCATCGTCGAGCGGCTCACCGACGAGGAGACCCGCGGCACCTGGGCCGGCAGCGCGATCAACACGGGCACGGTCAACGCGTTCGCCCGGCGGCTCATCGCCAGCAAGAAGGACCTGGCCCGGCTCATCCGCGGCGACCTTGCCGCGCGCCGGCCGCACGCGATCAAGACGGCGGAGAGCGCCCAGGTCACGGTCGTCGACCTGCACAACCTGCCGGACCGCGCGCAGCGCTTCGTGGTCGGCGTGACCCTCAAGACCGAGTTCGAGCGGAAGGAGAAGGCCGGCACCGCGAAGCCGCTGCTCTTCGTCGTGCTCGACGAGCTCAACAAGTACGCGCCGCGCGATGGCTCCTCCCCCATCAAGGAGGTGCTGCTCGACATCGCCGAGCGCGGCCGCTCGCTCGGCGTGATCCTGATCGGCGCGCAGCAGACCGCCAGCGAGGTGGAGCGGCGGATCGTCACCAACTCCGCGATCCGGGTCGTCGGCCGGCTCGACCCCGCCGAGGCGTCCAGACCGGAGTACGGCTTCCTGCCGCCCGCCCAGCGCCAGCGCGCGCTGCTGGCCAAGCCGGGCACGATGTTCGTCAACCAGCCCGACATCCCGGTGCCGCTGTGCATCGAGTTCCCGTTCCCGGCGTGGGCGACCCGGCCGTCCGAGGCCGGTCCGGCGCCATCGGCCACGCTGCGGTCGATCGTCCAGTCCGCCGACCCGTTCGCGGTCGTCGGCGGGCGCTCCGAGGATGAGATCCCCTTCTGATGAAGATTCTGCACACGTCCGACTGGCACGTCGGCAAGGTCCTCAAGGGACAGTCCAGGGTGGAGGAGCACATCGCCGTGCTCGCCCAGGTGGTGGACGTGGCCCGCACCGAGCGGCCCGACCTGGTCATCGTGGCCGGCGACCTGTACGACACGGCCGCCCCCACGCCGGAGGCGACGCGCCTGGTCACCCGGGCGCTCTCCGCGCTGCGCGGCACCGGGGCGCAGGTGGTGGCGATCGGCGGCAACCACGACAACGGCGCCGCGCTCGACGCGCTGCGCCCGTGGGCCGAGGCCGCCGGCATCACGCTGCGCGGCACCGTCCGCGACTCGGCCGCCGAGCACGTGCTGACCGGCGAGACCGCCGGCGGCGAGCCGTGGCGGCTGGTCGCGCTGCCGTTCCTGTCCCAGCGGTACGCCGTACGGGCCGCCGAGATGTACGAGCTGACCGCCGCCGAGGCCACCCAGACGTACGCCGACCACATCGGACGGCTGATCGGCGTGCTCGCCCGGGACTTCGGGTCCGGCACCGTCAACCTGGTCGCCGCCCACCTCACGGTGGTCGGCGCGACGATGGGCGGCGGCGAGCGCGAGGCGCACTCCGTCCTCGGGTACGCCGTGCCCGCGACCGTCTTCCCGGGCAGCGCGCACTACGTGGCGCTCGGCCACCTGCACCGGGCCCAGCAGGTGA
Coding sequences within:
- a CDS encoding exonuclease SbcCD subunit D; translation: MKILHTSDWHVGKVLKGQSRVEEHIAVLAQVVDVARTERPDLVIVAGDLYDTAAPTPEATRLVTRALSALRGTGAQVVAIGGNHDNGAALDALRPWAEAAGITLRGTVRDSAAEHVLTGETAGGEPWRLVALPFLSQRYAVRAAEMYELTAAEATQTYADHIGRLIGVLARDFGSGTVNLVAAHLTVVGATMGGGEREAHSVLGYAVPATVFPGSAHYVALGHLHRAQQVIGPCPIRYCGSPLAIDFGEGENTPSVAVVEVTAETTAKVRDVPITAAVPLRTVRGTLDELSTMDPDQPGWLRVYVREAPRAGLREEVQALLPRALEVRIDPDMLPSSDAAARAAQRSGRSPRELFADYLDSRGHADDGVRDLFDKLYEEVSST